A window of the Candidatus Paraluminiphilus aquimaris genome harbors these coding sequences:
- a CDS encoding SDR family NAD(P)-dependent oxidoreductase: MNDMSDIPQDLLTQSIAGRRLDNKCIILTGAAGSIGSYITRQLLREGARVMLTGRDQSKLDDFIGDLVGEGFEETFMVSATGDCADPEVCRQIVAKTVAAFGPIDVLVNNAGAAGPKFTLRDIPFTEAEKRAADSDQTMFDSAMNLLGAPWNMARAAAPHMSAGGSIINVSTIFSRTHYYGRIPYVVPKSGLNALGKGLALELGEKQGIRVNTLFPGPIESERIESVFARMDELQGVEPGSTGKEFRDLMITTRTSDGGLEYKYPTPTDVASGIIWLASDESSALSGHHIEVTNGMQVPAQSRSQLVSWPDKRLEDLSGQVVLILGGDDYQEAVTFAERQIQSGARVMLAFRNLTTVGHARSLLQSRNLDDVQLSHLDPLRRESVDRSMQLMSDHFGRLDGVILLPQKPNGEYGYSLCTANDEDVANFVRDEVVAPVAFASSFARNMDRLFTDGEPPAIVYVTNPSDRHGNLMNEIIRASVEALIRGWRHEDETLANAGDLTWAVQPNQMVRYDTEDEEALTFAADWAATLTNRVRKMDSINLWLPRSIKRSTGKSSMPSSISRVLPGLHKGRTAVITGGSLGIGLQLGRFLAIAGARVLLSARSEGKLAEARDDIVDELRNIGYPRPETRVTILGGIDVGDPEALDRLHDHAVAELGHVDFLINNAGISGAEEMVVDMTRADWDRTMEANLISNYSLIRKFSPAMKAGGKGSILNVSSYFGGEKYVAVAYPNRADYAVSKAGQRVLAEILSRHLGPEIQINALAPGPVDGARLRGSAEAPGLFDRRGRLVLENKRLNEVHKAILAGMSAGFSADDVMSLASNAVDGIDIDALPKPIARLVLKIRDSSGLGNSSKYLMHTGIASKLMTRLVRAGILSDEQREQFLGTFIDAPAPFFDFSETSKQAEQIETGILNRLHLHKMPTDEQVGLSTVFHLADDIVSGETFHPSGGLKFDRSVTEGELLLPPNETEVAKLKGKRIVLIGDSMRNELTHIANGFLAQNVEKLWVLTKSEDSANAMTHSVDNPNGIDIECRAIGDDLERSLDDILRNEGGYDVVVSSPFERLPLNALAANANEPWDRVLSDHEFRKLVHDQLTHHFRVARTSALVPNSQIVLITPETSLASTREEFALALFVKNSLHAFTVTLGVEGERLPTVPAINQVQLTRRAHTEEPSNDKELEEEMIRLVHAVLQCSVPAPAPSESRYLSKIFRGNAVTV, translated from the coding sequence ATGAATGATATGAGCGATATTCCCCAGGATTTGCTGACGCAGTCCATTGCTGGGCGTCGACTCGACAACAAATGCATCATCCTGACGGGTGCCGCCGGCTCAATCGGCAGCTACATCACCCGTCAGCTCCTGCGCGAAGGCGCACGTGTGATGCTAACCGGTCGAGATCAGAGCAAACTCGATGATTTCATAGGCGATCTGGTCGGCGAAGGCTTCGAAGAAACCTTCATGGTCAGCGCGACAGGTGATTGCGCGGATCCCGAGGTCTGCCGTCAGATCGTTGCAAAAACCGTTGCCGCCTTCGGACCGATCGACGTATTGGTCAACAACGCGGGCGCTGCGGGACCTAAGTTTACGCTCCGAGATATCCCTTTCACCGAGGCAGAAAAGCGCGCGGCTGATTCAGATCAAACGATGTTTGACTCCGCAATGAATCTCTTGGGCGCACCCTGGAACATGGCCCGAGCGGCCGCGCCACATATGTCGGCCGGTGGCAGCATCATCAACGTTTCTACGATCTTCTCAAGAACACATTACTACGGGCGTATTCCATACGTTGTACCCAAGTCCGGCCTCAATGCACTGGGCAAGGGCCTCGCGCTTGAACTGGGCGAGAAACAGGGTATTCGCGTAAATACGCTATTCCCCGGTCCCATCGAGTCAGAGCGCATTGAAAGTGTTTTTGCGCGAATGGATGAACTGCAGGGTGTCGAGCCCGGCAGTACCGGCAAAGAGTTCCGGGACCTTATGATTACAACGCGCACATCGGACGGTGGACTTGAATACAAGTACCCCACGCCGACCGACGTTGCATCGGGCATTATATGGCTTGCATCAGATGAGTCCTCAGCGCTCTCAGGGCACCACATCGAAGTCACCAACGGCATGCAGGTACCGGCACAGAGCCGTTCACAACTCGTTTCTTGGCCGGATAAGCGTCTCGAGGATCTTTCGGGTCAAGTAGTCCTTATTTTGGGCGGCGATGACTACCAGGAGGCCGTGACATTTGCAGAGCGCCAGATTCAGAGCGGCGCCCGCGTCATGCTCGCCTTTAGAAATCTGACCACAGTTGGTCACGCGCGTTCTCTGTTGCAGTCGCGCAATCTCGATGATGTGCAGCTGTCACACCTAGATCCCCTGCGTAGAGAGTCGGTTGATCGCTCTATGCAGCTGATGTCGGATCATTTCGGACGTCTGGATGGCGTCATATTGCTGCCGCAAAAGCCAAATGGCGAGTACGGGTATTCGCTGTGCACGGCCAACGATGAAGACGTCGCTAACTTTGTTCGCGATGAAGTGGTCGCACCCGTTGCGTTCGCGTCAAGCTTCGCGCGCAACATGGATCGCTTGTTTACGGACGGCGAGCCACCGGCCATTGTCTACGTAACCAACCCGTCTGATCGTCACGGTAACTTAATGAACGAGATCATCCGGGCCTCGGTCGAGGCGTTGATTCGTGGCTGGCGTCATGAAGATGAGACTCTGGCAAACGCGGGTGATCTCACTTGGGCAGTCCAGCCCAATCAGATGGTCCGCTACGATACCGAAGATGAAGAGGCGCTGACGTTTGCTGCCGATTGGGCGGCAACACTCACAAACCGGGTCCGAAAAATGGATTCGATTAATTTGTGGTTGCCTCGGAGCATCAAACGCTCAACCGGTAAAAGCTCAATGCCGTCCTCCATTTCGAGAGTGCTGCCCGGGCTTCACAAGGGCCGAACCGCCGTCATCACTGGCGGTAGCTTAGGCATTGGCCTGCAGCTTGGTCGCTTCCTTGCGATCGCGGGAGCGCGCGTCCTTCTGAGCGCCCGAAGCGAAGGGAAATTAGCTGAGGCGCGCGACGACATCGTCGATGAATTGCGCAACATTGGCTACCCGCGGCCGGAGACACGCGTGACCATTCTCGGTGGCATTGATGTGGGTGACCCCGAAGCACTGGATCGTTTACATGACCACGCGGTTGCCGAGTTAGGCCATGTGGACTTCCTCATTAACAACGCGGGCATCTCAGGTGCCGAGGAAATGGTAGTGGACATGACACGTGCGGATTGGGATCGCACGATGGAAGCGAACCTGATTTCCAACTACTCGCTTATTCGTAAATTCAGCCCCGCAATGAAAGCCGGCGGAAAGGGTTCAATACTCAACGTATCGAGCTACTTCGGTGGTGAAAAATACGTTGCTGTGGCCTACCCAAATCGTGCCGACTACGCCGTGTCTAAAGCAGGTCAGCGCGTACTTGCTGAGATTCTCTCCCGCCACCTTGGTCCGGAGATTCAAATCAATGCCCTCGCACCCGGCCCCGTTGACGGTGCGCGTCTGCGAGGTTCTGCCGAAGCGCCCGGACTCTTTGATCGGCGCGGTAGATTGGTACTTGAGAACAAGCGCCTCAACGAGGTGCACAAGGCCATTTTAGCTGGGATGTCCGCTGGATTCAGTGCTGATGACGTTATGTCACTTGCAAGTAATGCAGTGGATGGTATTGATATCGACGCGCTGCCTAAGCCTATTGCACGCCTTGTCCTGAAGATTAGGGACTCCAGTGGTTTGGGTAACTCATCGAAGTACCTTATGCACACGGGGATTGCGTCTAAGCTCATGACACGCCTGGTTCGTGCAGGCATATTGAGCGACGAACAACGAGAGCAGTTCCTCGGTACGTTTATCGATGCACCGGCGCCGTTCTTTGACTTTTCAGAAACCTCGAAACAGGCGGAGCAAATCGAAACCGGCATTCTCAATCGTCTGCACCTTCATAAGATGCCAACGGATGAGCAAGTGGGGCTATCGACCGTTTTCCACCTCGCCGATGACATTGTGAGTGGGGAAACCTTCCACCCATCGGGCGGTCTCAAGTTCGACCGGTCGGTGACCGAGGGAGAATTGCTGTTACCACCCAATGAGACAGAAGTTGCGAAACTAAAGGGCAAGCGCATCGTCTTGATTGGCGACTCTATGCGGAATGAATTGACGCACATAGCCAACGGTTTCCTTGCCCAAAACGTTGAAAAACTCTGGGTTCTCACAAAGTCGGAAGATTCAGCGAATGCCATGACACACAGTGTTGATAATCCTAACGGTATCGACATCGAGTGTCGTGCCATAGGCGATGACTTGGAGCGTAGCCTTGACGACATTCTCCGCAATGAGGGTGGTTATGATGTAGTCGTAAGCAGCCCGTTTGAGCGGTTACCGCTGAACGCACTCGCTGCTAACGCCAATGAGCCATGGGATCGGGTCCTCAGCGACCACGAATTCAGAAAGCTTGTTCACGATCAGCTTACGCATCACTTCCGTGTAGCGCGAACCTCGGCATTGGTGCCCAACTCTCAGATCGTATTAATTACGCCTGAAACCTCGTTGGCATCGACTCGTGAGGAGTTCGCGCTTGCACTGTTCGTTAAAAACTCTCTCCATGCCTTTACGGTCACATTGGGTGTTGAGGGCGAGCGACTTCCTACCGTACCGGCTATTAACCAAGTACAGCTTACGCGCCGGGCTCATACGGAGGAGCCCTCTAACGATAAGGAACTCGAAGAAGAAATGATTCGGTTGGTGCACGCGGTTCTGCAGTGCTCGGTACCGGCACCGGCACCGTCGGAAAGTCGCTACCTATCGAAAATCTTCCGAGGAAATGCTGTTACGGTGTAA
- a CDS encoding MFS transporter has translation MKSSGSALPFSTKFLYGFGSIAYGIKDNAFAYFLLFVYVQVFGLAPDLAGLAILIMLIFDAISDPLIGYLSDNTRSRWGRRHPFIYGSAIPVALTFFLIWDPPAGISNQGLFWYLLLMGIGIRTTITLYEIPSTALGPELTQDYVERSSLIAFRMWFGWWGGLVMWNLLWLFVVYSSYKGTEDARYNPDTWVVYGIACGIVMVIAILVTGIGTHRHVPDLHIPKQAEKTTQQSVVLDILKDIWMTLNVSRNYRILFVAYIVCKAASGLFTNLTLFYYSYFWEFEPIDILTIGMTLFIAPILGLKLAPMCTRLFGKRNTAIGFFAGAMVLENALISLRIFDLLPSNESKVILGSVLFCHLAAICSIIVASTAIGSMVFDTVEEVEAVTKKRMEGTLLAARSFAEKCMAGVGAFSAGLILSFAAWPEDAKPGLVSQATLDTVGTYTVLASASLWLLGLVLIARVREDRQAHADRLAGLAGNAQEA, from the coding sequence ATGAAATCGAGCGGTTCGGCACTCCCCTTTAGCACCAAATTCCTTTACGGGTTTGGTTCGATTGCCTACGGAATTAAAGACAACGCCTTCGCCTATTTCCTGCTATTTGTTTACGTGCAAGTCTTTGGGCTCGCGCCCGATTTAGCTGGTCTCGCCATCCTGATCATGTTGATCTTCGATGCCATCTCAGACCCACTCATCGGCTACTTGTCGGACAATACTCGCTCTCGCTGGGGACGGCGTCATCCCTTCATATACGGCTCAGCCATCCCAGTAGCACTCACCTTCTTCCTTATTTGGGATCCACCGGCGGGCATTTCAAACCAAGGGCTATTTTGGTATTTACTGCTAATGGGTATTGGGATCCGCACCACGATCACGCTCTACGAAATACCCAGTACTGCATTAGGACCGGAACTGACCCAAGATTATGTTGAGCGCAGCTCGCTCATTGCCTTCCGTATGTGGTTTGGCTGGTGGGGCGGCTTAGTCATGTGGAACTTGTTGTGGCTGTTTGTTGTTTACAGCAGTTACAAGGGGACAGAAGACGCACGATATAACCCGGACACCTGGGTCGTTTATGGCATCGCCTGTGGCATCGTCATGGTTATAGCCATTCTCGTTACGGGTATCGGAACGCATCGACATGTTCCTGACCTGCACATACCGAAGCAAGCGGAAAAGACGACTCAACAGTCAGTGGTGCTCGATATCCTCAAGGATATCTGGATGACGCTGAATGTCAGTCGGAATTATCGCATCTTGTTTGTCGCGTACATCGTCTGTAAGGCCGCATCGGGGCTCTTCACCAACCTCACGCTTTTTTATTACAGCTATTTCTGGGAATTCGAGCCGATCGATATTCTAACCATCGGTATGACGTTGTTTATCGCGCCCATTTTGGGTCTAAAACTGGCGCCAATGTGCACGCGCCTTTTTGGAAAACGAAATACGGCTATTGGTTTTTTTGCGGGCGCTATGGTGCTTGAGAATGCGCTGATTTCGCTTCGCATTTTTGATTTACTGCCGTCCAACGAGTCCAAGGTAATACTCGGCTCGGTACTCTTTTGTCATCTCGCTGCCATTTGCAGCATTATTGTTGCGAGCACAGCCATCGGCTCCATGGTGTTTGATACCGTTGAGGAAGTAGAAGCGGTAACCAAGAAGCGCATGGAAGGCACCCTCCTCGCGGCTCGTTCCTTCGCTGAGAAGTGCATGGCCGGCGTGGGCGCCTTCTCCGCGGGCCTTATTTTGAGTTTCGCTGCATGGCCCGAGGACGCAAAGCCTGGTTTGGTATCTCAGGCGACACTCGATACCGTTGGCACCTACACCGTATTAGCGTCTGCATCGCTGTGGCTGCTTGGTTTAGTTTTGATTGCGAGGGTCCGCGAGGACCGACAAGCACATGCGGATCGTCTGGCGGGCCTGGCCGGGAACGCCCAAGAAGCCTAA